Sequence from the Cucumis sativus cultivar 9930 chromosome 1, Cucumber_9930_V3, whole genome shotgun sequence genome:
aatttttatttagaaaaaaaactttttaaaataaagttaaggtAATTACAAGGATTTTGAAGTTTCTGTGTAGACTAACCTTTTTCAAATTggtaccatttttttcatatgcCTTCAAGAAGTCACCCACGTTTTTTATATCATGCGAAGACAAACTTTTGTGATACGTGCCATCTTTTCCAATCCCTTCCAATCGCCATACTTCATCTTCGCTACTTGGAGGGTGGTGCTTCTTGTTCACTATTattatgacaaaaataaaacgaaTTAGGAATACAAACAAGTTAATCAATGAGGTCATCACAATGTAAAGAGAATCTACATGTTCTCTTACAAGACAAAGCTGTTAGCTACATTGTGATCACGATAGGCTAGTCAAATAGTTTTACCTTCGCCACGATGATCCATGACTCTAAAAGGTTGGGAGACAGCCATGCCAATTGGTGGAAACATTTTATCATCTTTAACCTTGAATGCCAAGCGGAATTTCTTGGATTTGATCCAACTGGAGTTGTCGGTGATGGACAAAGAGAGAATGGATGCAACCCCATCTTGCAACGTGAGGATGAGATCTTTACCAACCATTAAAGGCCTTTTGCCATCTCTTGCAGACAAAGCATAACAATGTTGTTGTTCACCCGAGCCACCATAATCACCATCAAGAAGTAAGAACTCGACTTCGGCCGAAGCAAGAAGGCCAAAGCAGATAATGACATTAGTTGTGGCATCAATAATGGCAACTTGCAAAGGCTCACCATTTTCTgcttttatttggttgttgGTGAAAATGACGGAAGCTGGTTCATTCAAAAACACTAACTTGTACTTCCCTATTCCACCCTCATTAGTTACTTCCTCTCCTTTCccctttccttttctatttaCATACAAAACAACACAGAAGGAAATTTAGCCTAATTAAGTCAAATTTTTGTCACTTGTTAtggaattgaaaaataaagaaaagtaaagcAATAGAGAATCAACCGGCATATTAAGGTGCAAACCGATATAAATACATTCAAATTGAAGTATACaatttctattcaaattaaaagaaggtTTACTTATGTCTTAGAtggtctatatatatacatatgtacaTTTTAGGTTCTAAGTGGGTCGATATAGATATGTCCATATGTGTatgcatacatatattttagattttaggttGGTTGGTCTATGTGTACATGTGTACATGTGATGTACTTTAGGTTTAGGTTATTGATATCTATACATATGTACAGGTATATagatatagaaatatatatcatatacaatATAATCGGGTTGGGTCGGGTTAACTCAAATCCCTTACTTGTACGATTTTTTTAACACCCCTAATTTGCCATGGTTCACTAACAAATCATAGTGTACATGTTAATTTACTACTTCCATAAATAGAGGAAGAGAATAATTTTATCAGAGAAAAGATTTCCGAAACAGATAAGATGTGTTTACACAGTTAAAGAGATAACACACTTCTTTAAACCAAGTCAAAactgtaaataaaataaata
This genomic interval carries:
- the LOC101206669 gene encoding calmodulin-binding protein 60 C, which translates into the protein MNNNNNKSPYDDWNSPPSKRACFSLQTSFEDGSVAVEHGFAEILSSMMKPVVKELVRVEMEKVLEVHFPPHLLESLRKGKGKGEEVTNEGGIGKYKLVFLNEPASVIFTNNQIKAENGEPLQVAIIDATTNVIICFGLLASAEVEFLLLDGDYGGSGEQQHCYALSARDGKRPLMVGKDLILTLQDGVASILSLSITDNSSWIKSKKFRLAFKVKDDKMFPPIGMAVSQPFRVMDHRGEVNKKHHPPSSEDEVWRLEGIGKDGTYHKSLSSHDIKNVGDFLKAYEKNGTNLKKLLGNKVPKKTWEMMVAHAKECVNPPTYEQIPKVNEWPCKVIMGSDESFFNQDHEVYEEKKNLGEGSSQISGMEVFGEEFEYVLDDGGFSPWVLVEGLRSNTINHIGQKR